The proteins below come from a single Isoptericola dokdonensis DS-3 genomic window:
- a CDS encoding DUF2142 domain-containing protein, translated as MTRDTPPCERAYRRTLALLTLAVALWATAWAVLTPGFRSPDEQNHLNSVVRLAYGGGWPAPGEAHFAPVTVQAVAEAAYPADLPGRWQHRPQETQFVEVTPVPDDERVRISAQNALPAAGTSADVDQMTQHPPAWYALGALTLHATGTADARWDEALLVLRLLDVVLFAATVPLAAATTRRLTGSRSAALLVAPLPMLVPQVGHILGAANNDALVVLTGAGVTYLAARVVTGDLRWRTAVGIGLVLGVGLLTKVMLAFAIPTVVAAYLLAPGPRSAPRAGPRLAARTLRGFVALAVGFVVGGWWWARNWLVDGAVQPVGLPRDYTGMTRVPADEVVSDAIGRTAQAFFGNLAWLEVRLPGTFVVVGSTLLVLAGLIALALPGARRGALAVALLPAGLFAGVVVNALRHWSETGVLVALQGRYVFGGLTALAALVGIAVWHALGHRERRLARAVPVAAAVCAVAAVAGLVWAFGAMYQGPGDTVVDAWQRWVAWSPLGGGTLAAVLVVVGAGLVAAVLAAARWHHAATTTERRAEPVGDLARSGA; from the coding sequence GTGACGCGTGACACGCCGCCGTGCGAGCGTGCCTATCGCCGCACCCTCGCCCTGCTGACCCTCGCCGTGGCCCTGTGGGCCACCGCGTGGGCGGTGCTGACGCCCGGGTTCCGGTCGCCCGACGAGCAGAACCACCTCAACTCGGTGGTGCGGCTGGCGTACGGCGGCGGCTGGCCCGCGCCGGGGGAGGCGCACTTCGCGCCCGTGACGGTGCAGGCCGTCGCCGAGGCGGCCTACCCCGCGGACCTGCCGGGTCGCTGGCAGCACCGCCCGCAGGAGACCCAGTTCGTCGAGGTCACCCCGGTGCCCGACGACGAGCGGGTGCGGATCTCCGCGCAGAACGCCCTGCCCGCCGCCGGGACGAGCGCCGACGTCGACCAGATGACCCAGCACCCGCCCGCCTGGTACGCGCTCGGCGCGCTCACCCTGCACGCCACGGGCACGGCGGACGCCCGCTGGGACGAGGCGCTGCTGGTGCTGCGCCTGCTCGACGTCGTGCTCTTCGCCGCGACGGTCCCGCTGGCCGCGGCCACCACCCGGCGGCTCACCGGCTCCCGGTCCGCGGCGCTGCTCGTGGCGCCCCTGCCCATGCTGGTCCCGCAGGTGGGGCACATCCTCGGCGCCGCGAACAACGACGCGCTCGTCGTGCTCACGGGCGCCGGCGTCACCTACCTGGCGGCACGCGTCGTCACCGGCGACCTGCGGTGGCGCACCGCCGTCGGGATCGGCCTGGTGCTCGGCGTCGGGCTGCTCACCAAGGTGATGCTCGCGTTCGCGATCCCGACGGTGGTGGCGGCCTACCTCCTCGCACCCGGACCGCGCAGCGCCCCACGGGCCGGTCCCCGGCTCGCGGCCCGAACCCTGCGCGGGTTCGTCGCCCTCGCGGTCGGGTTCGTCGTCGGCGGCTGGTGGTGGGCGCGCAACTGGCTGGTCGACGGCGCCGTGCAGCCCGTCGGCCTGCCCCGCGACTACACCGGCATGACCCGCGTCCCCGCCGACGAGGTCGTGTCCGACGCGATCGGCCGCACCGCGCAGGCGTTCTTCGGCAACCTGGCCTGGCTCGAGGTGCGGCTGCCCGGCACGTTCGTCGTCGTCGGCTCGACGCTGCTGGTCCTCGCCGGCCTCATCGCCCTCGCCCTGCCCGGCGCCCGCCGCGGCGCCCTCGCCGTCGCGCTGCTCCCCGCCGGGCTGTTCGCCGGCGTCGTGGTCAACGCCCTGCGGCACTGGTCGGAGACCGGGGTGCTCGTCGCGCTCCAGGGCCGGTACGTCTTCGGTGGCCTGACCGCGCTGGCCGCGCTCGTCGGGATCGCCGTCTGGCACGCGCTCGGCCACCGGGAGCGCCGCCTCGCCCGCGCCGTGCCGGTCGCCGCCGCGGTCTGCGCCGTCGCCGCGGTCGCCGGGCTGGTCTGGGCGTTCGGCGCGATGTACCAGGGACCCGGGGACACCGTCGTGGACGCCTGGCAGCGCTGGGTCGCGTGGAGCCCGCTGGGCGGCGGGACGCTCGCCGCCGTGCTGGTGGTGGTCGGCGCCGGGCTCGTGGCCGCGGTCCTGGCCGCCGCCCGGTGGCACCACGCCGCGACGACCACCGAGCGGCGGGCCGAGCCCGTCGGTGACCTGGCACGGAGCGGCGCCTGA
- a CDS encoding glycosyltransferase — protein MKLVVQIPCLDEATTLPLVLATIPREVPGFDTVEILVIDDGSTDGTADVARNLGVHHVVRHTRTMGLARSFRDGVDLALAHGADVVVNTDGDNQYPSAMIPDLVAPIVAGEADIVVGDRQTATIEHFSPFKKAMQRFGSRVVSAAAHADLPDAASGFRAYSRASLLRLNVVTQFSYTMETIIQAGNKHLRIASVPITTNPKTRESRLFRNIWQHMGRSGRAIVRSFIMFRPHLVFLTLAGVFLLTALVPAVRFLVFFLQGEGDGHVQSLVFAAAMLVGALLCLALLVIADLQRTNRTLIEDSLERLKRIEYGRDA, from the coding sequence ATGAAGCTCGTCGTCCAGATCCCGTGCCTCGACGAGGCCACGACCCTGCCGCTCGTCCTCGCGACGATCCCGCGGGAGGTCCCCGGCTTCGACACGGTCGAGATCCTCGTGATCGACGACGGCTCCACCGACGGCACCGCGGACGTCGCCCGCAACCTCGGCGTCCACCACGTGGTGCGGCACACCCGGACGATGGGGCTCGCGCGCTCGTTCCGCGACGGCGTGGACCTCGCGCTCGCGCACGGCGCCGACGTCGTGGTGAACACCGACGGCGACAACCAGTACCCGTCGGCGATGATCCCGGACCTCGTCGCGCCGATCGTCGCGGGCGAGGCCGACATCGTCGTGGGGGACCGGCAGACCGCCACCATCGAGCACTTCAGCCCGTTCAAGAAGGCGATGCAGCGGTTCGGCAGCCGCGTCGTGTCCGCCGCGGCGCACGCCGACCTGCCCGACGCCGCCAGCGGGTTCCGCGCCTACTCGCGCGCCTCGCTGCTGCGGCTCAACGTCGTCACGCAGTTCAGCTACACGATGGAGACGATCATCCAGGCGGGCAACAAGCACCTGCGGATCGCCTCGGTGCCCATCACGACCAACCCGAAGACCCGCGAGTCGCGGCTGTTCCGCAACATCTGGCAGCACATGGGGCGCTCCGGGCGGGCCATCGTGCGGAGCTTCATCATGTTCCGCCCGCACCTGGTGTTCCTCACCCTCGCAGGCGTGTTCCTCCTGACGGCGCTCGTCCCGGCCGTGCGGTTCCTCGTCTTCTTCCTCCAGGGGGAGGGCGACGGGCACGTCCAGTCGCTGGTGTTCGCCGCCGCGATGCTCGTCGGGGCGCTGCTGTGCCTCGCGCTGCTCGTCATCGCCGACCTGCAGCGCACCAACCGCACCCTCATCGAGGACTCCCTCGAACGGCTCAAGCGGATCGAGTACGGGCGGGACGCGTGA
- a CDS encoding glycosyltransferase has translation MILALGTYDAARHPRAGILVAGLRARGYAVAEVNHPLGFSTAERVRMLRQPWRLPLLVLRLLACWALLVRGDVAHRRAHGAPDAVLVGYLGHFDVVLARLLHPRTPVLLDHLVFAGDTALDRGARGLRVRLLHGLDRLTLACADVVVVDTAEHAELAARVAPRASLKVRIQPPDPDFQRRSRAREVVVVPVGAPESWFVASDGVAAPASSGSPLPDDGTRAGTALQVMFFGLFTPLQGAEVVARALADALPRAVAAGRPITATLIGTGQDHAAARAALAGTDGVRWVDWVEPDELPAIVAAADVCLGIFSDTPKGLRVVPNKVFQGLAAGCVVVTSDTPPQRRLLAGHVELVPPADPAALADRLLALTDPATLAAAHDRTRDARHLVTPDAVVGPLADALAARGVVPR, from the coding sequence GTGATCCTTGCCCTCGGCACCTACGACGCCGCCCGCCACCCGCGCGCCGGCATCCTCGTCGCCGGGCTGCGCGCCCGCGGGTACGCGGTCGCCGAGGTGAACCACCCGCTCGGGTTCAGCACCGCCGAGCGCGTCCGGATGCTCCGCCAGCCGTGGCGGCTGCCCCTGCTCGTCCTGCGGCTCCTCGCCTGCTGGGCGCTGCTCGTGCGCGGCGACGTCGCCCACCGGCGCGCGCACGGCGCCCCGGACGCGGTGCTCGTCGGGTACCTCGGCCACTTCGACGTCGTCCTCGCGCGGCTGCTCCACCCCCGCACCCCGGTGCTGCTCGACCACCTCGTCTTCGCCGGCGACACCGCCCTCGACCGCGGTGCCCGGGGCCTGCGCGTCCGGCTGCTGCACGGCCTCGACCGGCTCACGCTGGCCTGCGCCGACGTCGTCGTCGTCGACACCGCCGAGCACGCGGAGCTCGCGGCCCGGGTCGCCCCGCGAGCGTCTCTGAAAGTCAGGATTCAGCCCCCTGATCCGGACTTTCAGAGACGCTCGCGCGCTCGGGAGGTGGTCGTCGTCCCCGTCGGCGCGCCCGAGAGCTGGTTCGTCGCGTCGGACGGCGTTGCGGCCCCGGCGTCGTCCGGCTCGCCACTGCCCGACGACGGCACCCGGGCCGGCACGGCGCTGCAGGTCATGTTCTTCGGGCTGTTCACGCCCCTCCAGGGCGCGGAGGTCGTCGCCCGGGCGCTCGCGGACGCGCTGCCCCGCGCCGTCGCCGCGGGCCGGCCGATCACCGCCACGCTGATCGGCACCGGGCAGGACCACGCCGCCGCCCGGGCGGCGCTCGCGGGCACCGACGGCGTCCGCTGGGTGGACTGGGTCGAGCCCGACGAGCTCCCCGCGATCGTCGCGGCCGCCGACGTCTGCCTCGGCATCTTCTCCGACACCCCCAAGGGCCTGCGCGTGGTGCCCAACAAGGTGTTCCAGGGGCTCGCCGCGGGATGCGTCGTCGTCACGTCCGACACCCCGCCGCAGCGACGACTGCTCGCCGGGCACGTCGAGCTCGTGCCGCCGGCCGACCCGGCCGCGCTCGCCGACCGGCTGCTCGCCCTCACCGACCCGGCGACCCTCGCCGCCGCCCACGACCGCACGCGCGACGCGCGGCACCTCGTCACCCCGGACGCCGTCGTCGGCCCGTTGGCCGACGCCCTCGCAGCCCGCGGGGTGGTGCCCCGGTGA
- a CDS encoding methyltransferase domain-containing protein, which produces MITRLLAVLRSPWLRWSFLVLAVALACYAVWAVRDDLATALATLPATRLAGAFGLSLVFVGSTLLSWRAVLADLGSPVGGRAAVSIFGISQLGKFVPGGVWNVVAAAEVGADHGVPRARTMTATAVATGIGVVSGAVTGVLALPFLAADALGSWAWALWLLPCVAVLLLPPVLNRLLAAAFRLARRSPLTALSWRGLGAAAGWAVAGWVCAGGQVWLLATGLGMPADVSNLALTVGGYALAWTVGFLVVVVPAGAGAREIVLLAVLAGLLPDAEVLLVVLVSRVLVTLADLAYAGVGALLRHGGRHFAPLPPHAWLRWDVVRRALPRRRSSVLEIGCGQGAVGMRIAARHDYTAVELDETSWRTAAARVTGVDPAARVLHGGDAVLGPDERFDVVCAFEVVEHVDDDAAALADWSARLRPGGMLLLSTPAWPDRFGPWDVLAGHYRRYDPADLAARLRDAGLVDVDVRCYDAPLGYLLEAVRNPLARRRERAAAAARPGAADPADAAALAAQTASSGRRFQPSSRAVGALVAVGVAPFRLWQRALPRHGTGLVAVAHAPADRSTVHPADPAGGT; this is translated from the coding sequence GTGATCACCCGTCTGCTCGCGGTCCTGCGGTCCCCCTGGTTGCGGTGGTCGTTCCTCGTCCTGGCCGTCGCCCTCGCCTGCTACGCCGTCTGGGCGGTGCGCGACGACCTCGCCACCGCGCTCGCCACCCTGCCCGCGACCCGCCTCGCCGGGGCGTTCGGGCTCTCCCTGGTCTTCGTGGGCAGCACGCTGCTCTCCTGGCGTGCCGTGCTGGCCGACCTCGGGTCGCCCGTCGGCGGTCGTGCGGCCGTCTCGATCTTCGGGATCAGCCAGCTCGGCAAGTTCGTGCCGGGCGGGGTGTGGAACGTCGTGGCGGCCGCCGAGGTGGGTGCCGACCACGGGGTGCCGCGGGCCCGCACCATGACGGCCACGGCGGTCGCGACCGGGATCGGCGTCGTGTCGGGGGCCGTGACCGGCGTGCTCGCCCTGCCGTTCCTCGCCGCCGACGCCCTCGGGTCGTGGGCCTGGGCGCTGTGGCTGCTCCCGTGCGTCGCCGTGCTGCTCCTGCCTCCGGTGCTCAACCGGCTCCTGGCGGCGGCGTTCCGGCTCGCCCGGCGCTCGCCGCTGACCGCGCTGTCGTGGCGGGGGCTCGGTGCCGCCGCCGGCTGGGCGGTCGCCGGCTGGGTGTGCGCGGGCGGCCAGGTGTGGCTGCTCGCCACCGGGCTCGGCATGCCCGCCGACGTGTCGAACCTCGCGCTCACCGTCGGCGGGTACGCGCTGGCGTGGACCGTCGGGTTCCTCGTCGTCGTGGTCCCCGCCGGGGCCGGCGCGCGCGAGATCGTGCTGCTCGCCGTCCTCGCCGGGCTGCTCCCCGACGCCGAGGTGCTCCTCGTGGTGCTGGTCAGCCGGGTCCTCGTGACCCTCGCCGACCTGGCCTACGCCGGCGTCGGCGCGCTGCTGCGGCACGGCGGGCGGCACTTCGCCCCGCTCCCGCCGCACGCGTGGCTGCGCTGGGACGTGGTGCGCCGCGCCCTGCCGCGCCGCCGTTCGTCCGTGCTGGAGATCGGCTGCGGCCAGGGCGCCGTCGGCATGCGCATCGCCGCCCGCCACGACTACACGGCCGTCGAGCTCGACGAGACGTCGTGGCGGACGGCGGCGGCACGCGTCACCGGTGTCGATCCTGCCGCCCGGGTCCTGCACGGGGGCGACGCCGTGCTCGGCCCCGACGAGCGGTTCGACGTCGTGTGCGCGTTCGAGGTGGTCGAGCACGTGGACGACGACGCCGCCGCGCTGGCCGACTGGTCCGCGCGCCTGCGTCCCGGCGGGATGCTGCTGCTGTCCACCCCGGCGTGGCCGGACCGGTTCGGGCCGTGGGACGTGCTGGCCGGGCACTACCGCCGCTACGACCCCGCCGACCTCGCCGCCCGGCTCCGGGACGCCGGGCTCGTGGACGTCGACGTGCGCTGCTACGACGCGCCGCTCGGCTACCTGCTGGAGGCGGTCCGCAACCCGCTGGCCCGGCGTCGGGAGCGGGCCGCGGCTGCCGCCCGGCCGGGCGCGGCGGACCCGGCGGACGCCGCGGCCCTCGCCGCCCAGACCGCGAGCAGCGGACGCCGGTTCCAGCCGTCGTCGCGTGCCGTCGGGGCGCTGGTGGCCGTCGGCGTCGCGCCGTTCCGGCTGTGGCAGCGCGCGCTGCCGCGCCACGGCACCGGCCTGGTCGCCGTCGCGCACGCCCCCGCCGACCGTTCCACCGTTCACCCCGCCGACCCCGCTGGAGGCACCTGA
- a CDS encoding class I SAM-dependent methyltransferase, whose protein sequence is MATLPPLTPFGALRWDVTRRLFPPASRVLEVGCGQGSVGVRLAAAGHDYTGVELDGDSAAVATARLTAAGLPGTVVHGSVETADLPGGYDVLCAFEVLEHVDDDAGALASWLGQLRPGGLVLVSTPAWQARFGPMDTAVGHFRRYDPPQMRALLADAGLTDVGGRLYGAPLGFVLESVRNRVARRRLAADGTTTQERTARSGRLFQPSSAVQGAVVAAGTWPFRVAQRALPRTGPALVAWGTLPA, encoded by the coding sequence ATGGCGACGCTCCCACCCCTGACCCCGTTCGGTGCGCTGCGCTGGGACGTGACGCGGCGGCTGTTCCCGCCCGCGTCCCGCGTCCTGGAGGTCGGCTGCGGGCAGGGCTCCGTCGGGGTGCGGCTCGCCGCCGCGGGGCACGACTACACGGGCGTCGAGCTCGACGGGGACAGTGCCGCCGTGGCGACCGCCCGGCTCACCGCGGCGGGGCTGCCCGGCACCGTGGTGCACGGGTCGGTCGAGACGGCCGACCTGCCGGGCGGTTACGACGTGCTCTGCGCGTTCGAGGTGCTGGAGCACGTCGACGACGACGCCGGCGCGCTCGCGTCCTGGCTCGGGCAGCTCCGCCCCGGCGGGCTCGTCCTCGTGTCCACGCCCGCGTGGCAGGCGAGGTTCGGGCCCATGGACACCGCCGTCGGGCACTTCCGTCGCTACGACCCGCCGCAGATGCGTGCGCTCCTCGCCGACGCCGGGCTGACCGACGTCGGCGGCCGCCTCTACGGCGCGCCCCTCGGGTTCGTGCTCGAGTCGGTCCGCAACCGGGTGGCACGCCGTCGGCTGGCGGCCGACGGCACCACCACCCAGGAGCGCACCGCCCGCTCCGGGCGCCTGTTCCAGCCGTCGTCGGCCGTGCAGGGAGCCGTCGTCGCCGCCGGGACGTGGCCGTTCCGCGTCGCGCAGCGCGCCCTGCCGCGCACCGGTCCGGCGCTCGTCGCGTGGGGCACGCTGCCCGCCTGA
- a CDS encoding MFS transporter gives MSATFSSLKYPNYRMWFGAALVANVGTWMQRIAQDWLVLTELTDESGVAVGITTALQFLPFLLIGPWAGLLADRLPRRRLLMCTQGAMGFLALALGALVLSGEVQLWHVYGFALALGVATAFDNPVRQTFVAELVPPERLANAVGLNSASFNAARLVGPGAAGLLIAAVGSGWVFVINGVTFAATIAAVGLMKPALMWARPRAPRAKGQIREGVRYVRSRSDIVVIMVVMAVVSTFGLNFQLTSAMMARVEFDRGAGEFGLLGSVLAIGSLAGALLAARRDRPRVRLVIGSAFAFAVATAVNALMPTYLGYVLTCIPVGLASLTMMTAANSTIQTSVDPVMRGRVMALYMMVFLGATPIGSPIVGWVGEAFGPRWAILLGSAATFAVAVGATIWAMRSWRVTLRYRVRRRPHLEIVYLDAPAVEVAKAA, from the coding sequence ATGAGTGCGACCTTCTCCTCCCTCAAGTACCCGAACTACCGGATGTGGTTCGGTGCTGCGCTGGTCGCCAACGTCGGCACCTGGATGCAACGCATCGCGCAGGACTGGCTGGTCCTCACCGAGCTCACCGACGAGTCGGGCGTCGCCGTCGGCATCACCACCGCGCTGCAGTTCCTGCCGTTCCTGCTGATCGGTCCGTGGGCGGGCCTCCTCGCGGACCGGCTGCCGCGCCGCCGCCTGCTGATGTGCACGCAGGGCGCCATGGGCTTCCTCGCGCTCGCCCTGGGCGCGCTCGTGCTCTCCGGCGAGGTGCAGCTCTGGCACGTGTACGGGTTCGCGCTCGCCCTGGGCGTCGCCACGGCGTTCGACAACCCCGTCCGGCAGACGTTCGTCGCCGAGCTGGTGCCGCCCGAGCGGCTCGCCAACGCGGTGGGCCTGAACAGCGCGTCGTTCAACGCCGCGCGGCTGGTCGGTCCCGGTGCGGCCGGGCTGCTCATCGCCGCGGTCGGGTCCGGCTGGGTGTTCGTCATCAACGGCGTGACGTTCGCGGCCACCATCGCGGCGGTCGGGCTGATGAAGCCGGCGCTGATGTGGGCCAGGCCGCGCGCACCGCGCGCCAAGGGGCAGATCCGCGAGGGCGTGCGCTACGTCCGCAGCCGGTCCGACATCGTCGTCATCATGGTCGTCATGGCGGTCGTGTCGACGTTCGGCCTCAACTTCCAGCTGACGTCCGCGATGATGGCCCGCGTCGAGTTCGACCGCGGCGCCGGCGAGTTCGGCCTGCTCGGCTCGGTCCTGGCGATCGGGTCGCTCGCCGGCGCGTTGCTCGCCGCGCGCCGCGACCGGCCGCGGGTGCGGCTGGTCATCGGCTCGGCCTTCGCGTTCGCGGTCGCCACGGCGGTCAACGCGCTCATGCCGACCTACCTGGGCTACGTGCTCACCTGCATCCCGGTGGGGCTGGCGTCCCTGACGATGATGACGGCCGCGAACTCCACGATCCAGACGTCCGTCGACCCGGTCATGCGGGGGCGCGTGATGGCGCTCTACATGATGGTGTTCCTCGGCGCGACGCCGATCGGGTCGCCGATCGTCGGCTGGGTGGGCGAGGCGTTCGGCCCGCGCTGGGCGATCCTGCTGGGCTCGGCGGCGACGTTCGCCGTGGCCGTCGGCGCGACGATCTGGGCGATGCGGAGCTGGCGGGTCACGCTGCGCTACCGCGTGCGCCGTCGCCCGCACCTCGAGATCGTCTACCTGGACGCTCCCGCCGTCGAGGTGGCGAAGGCCGCCTGA
- the serC gene encoding phosphoserine transaminase: protein MTLHIPASLLPSDGRFGSGPSKVRVGQVDALVAAGDPARPVLGTSHRQAPVKDVVRRVRTGLAELFDLPDGYEVVLGNGGSTAFWEVATASLVRRRAQHAVFGEFGGKFAAATRRAPFLLDPEVVEVAPGGVARLTPSDDVDVYATPHNETSTGAMAPVVRPAQGDALVLTDATSGAGALPVDLRETDVYYFAPQKVFGADGGLWLALCSPAALERAAEVEASGGHRWVPEFLSLTTAAANSRQYQTLNTPAVATLVMLADQVEWLLGQGGLDWSVARSRRSAELLYGWAEAREWATPFVTDPAERSTVVGTIDLDDALDADAVVRRLRDAGVLDAFPYRKLGRNQLRVGMFPSVEPDDVAALTACVDHVVEHLG from the coding sequence ATGACCCTGCACATCCCCGCGTCGCTGCTGCCCTCGGACGGCCGGTTCGGCTCCGGCCCGTCCAAGGTCCGGGTCGGTCAGGTCGACGCGCTCGTCGCCGCGGGCGACCCGGCCCGCCCGGTGCTCGGCACGTCGCACCGGCAGGCACCGGTCAAGGACGTCGTGCGGCGCGTGCGCACGGGCCTCGCCGAGCTCTTCGACCTGCCCGACGGCTACGAGGTGGTGCTCGGCAACGGCGGGTCGACGGCGTTCTGGGAGGTCGCCACCGCGTCCCTCGTGCGCCGCCGCGCGCAGCACGCCGTCTTCGGCGAGTTCGGCGGCAAGTTCGCCGCCGCCACCCGGCGCGCCCCCTTCCTGCTGGACCCCGAGGTCGTCGAGGTCGCCCCCGGCGGGGTCGCCCGGCTGACGCCGTCCGACGACGTCGACGTCTACGCCACGCCCCACAACGAGACGTCCACCGGCGCGATGGCGCCCGTGGTCCGGCCGGCGCAGGGCGACGCCCTCGTCCTCACCGACGCCACCTCGGGCGCGGGCGCGCTGCCCGTGGACCTGCGGGAGACCGACGTCTACTACTTCGCCCCGCAGAAGGTCTTCGGCGCCGACGGCGGTCTGTGGCTCGCGCTGTGCTCCCCCGCCGCGCTGGAGCGCGCCGCCGAGGTCGAGGCGTCCGGCGGCCACCGCTGGGTGCCGGAGTTCCTGTCCCTGACCACGGCCGCGGCCAACTCCCGCCAGTACCAGACCCTCAACACGCCCGCCGTGGCGACCCTCGTCATGCTGGCCGACCAGGTCGAGTGGCTGCTCGGCCAGGGCGGGCTCGACTGGTCCGTCGCCCGGAGCCGGCGGTCGGCCGAGCTGCTGTACGGGTGGGCCGAGGCCCGCGAGTGGGCGACGCCCTTCGTCACCGACCCCGCCGAGCGGTCCACCGTCGTCGGGACGATCGACCTCGACGACGCCCTGGACGCCGACGCGGTCGTGCGGCGCCTGCGCGACGCCGGCGTGCTCGACGCCTTCCCGTACCGCAAGCTCGGCCGCAACCAGCTGCGCGTGGGGATGTTCCCGTCCGTGGAGCCGGACGACGTCGCCGCGCTCACCGCGTGCGTCGACCACGTCGTCGAGCACCTCGGCTGA
- a CDS encoding metal-dependent transcriptional regulator — MTDLIDTTEMYLKTIYELGEEGIPPLRARIAERLGHSGPTVSQTVARMERDGLVIVTGDRHLELTDAGQAKATRVMRKHRLAERLLTDVIKLDWEHVHNEACRWEHVMSDLVERRLVTLLDHPHHDPYGNPIPGLSELGEQYEEVPFLDGVQSLPSYLANRPDGGTIVLQRIAEPVQVDDEFLARLAGVGLLPGVRITAQRSGDDYVVQAVEGDEALELPDDLAKHLFVARA; from the coding sequence GTGACCGACCTGATCGACACCACCGAGATGTATCTCAAGACGATCTACGAGCTCGGCGAGGAGGGCATCCCGCCGCTGCGCGCCCGGATCGCGGAGCGTCTCGGGCACTCGGGCCCGACCGTCTCCCAGACGGTCGCGCGCATGGAGCGCGACGGCCTCGTGATCGTCACGGGCGACCGCCACCTCGAGCTCACCGACGCGGGCCAGGCGAAGGCCACCCGCGTCATGCGCAAGCACCGTCTCGCGGAGCGGCTGCTGACGGACGTCATCAAGCTCGACTGGGAGCACGTCCACAACGAGGCGTGCCGCTGGGAGCACGTCATGAGCGACCTCGTGGAGCGTCGCCTCGTCACGCTCCTGGACCACCCGCACCACGACCCGTACGGCAACCCGATCCCCGGGCTGTCCGAGCTGGGGGAGCAGTACGAGGAGGTGCCGTTCCTGGACGGCGTCCAGTCGCTGCCGTCGTACCTGGCGAACCGGCCCGACGGCGGCACCATCGTGCTGCAGCGCATCGCCGAGCCCGTCCAGGTCGACGACGAGTTCCTCGCCCGGCTGGCGGGCGTCGGGCTGCTGCCCGGCGTGCGGATCACCGCGCAGCGCTCCGGCGACGACTACGTGGTGCAGGCCGTGGAGGGCGACGAGGCCCTCGAGCTGCCCGACGACCTGGCGAAGCACCTCTTCGTCGCCCGGGCCTGA
- a CDS encoding C40 family peptidase, translating into MTARTTSGKHRAARRPLMAAPTAAAAGRRAAVVATAGGLLISTIGGATAAHAAPVDADAAKKLSTVDLGALTDQARQALESAPVVTVAAEAKIDVEKVTPKVVKKVEIKAAPEPEPVVERTVAPSRSSERTDLSASTEAPAETSSAPASAVGSSVISVASRYVGVPYVSGGSTPSGFDCSGFTQYVFAQVGVSLPRSSSDQRYAGTVVSRADAQPGDLIWTPGHIAIYAGGNTQIDAPRPGKTIQFRSIWQSNPTFIRVG; encoded by the coding sequence ATGACTGCTCGCACCACGAGTGGCAAGCATCGTGCCGCACGCCGTCCGCTGATGGCCGCGCCGACCGCCGCTGCCGCCGGCCGCCGTGCCGCCGTCGTGGCCACCGCCGGTGGCCTCCTGATCTCGACCATCGGTGGCGCCACCGCTGCGCACGCCGCGCCGGTCGACGCGGACGCCGCGAAGAAGCTCAGCACCGTCGACCTGGGTGCGCTGACCGACCAGGCCCGCCAGGCCCTGGAGTCCGCGCCGGTCGTGACGGTCGCCGCCGAGGCGAAGATCGACGTCGAGAAGGTCACGCCGAAGGTCGTCAAGAAGGTCGAGATCAAGGCCGCTCCGGAGCCGGAGCCCGTCGTCGAGCGCACCGTGGCGCCGTCGCGGTCCTCCGAGCGCACCGACCTCTCGGCGTCCACCGAGGCGCCGGCGGAGACCTCCTCGGCCCCGGCGTCCGCCGTCGGGTCGTCCGTCATCTCCGTCGCGTCGCGCTACGTGGGCGTCCCGTACGTGTCGGGCGGCTCCACCCCGTCGGGCTTCGACTGCTCCGGCTTCACGCAGTACGTCTTCGCGCAGGTCGGCGTCTCGCTCCCGCGGTCGTCCTCGGACCAGCGCTACGCCGGCACGGTCGTGTCCCGCGCCGACGCCCAGCCGGGCGACCTCATCTGGACGCCGGGCCACATCGCGATCTACGCGGGCGGCAACACGCAGATCGACGCCCCCCGCCCGGGCAAGACGATCCAGTTCCGCAGCATCTGGCAGTCCAACCCGACGTTCATCCGCGTCGGCTGA